From one Lycium barbarum isolate Lr01 chromosome 6, ASM1917538v2, whole genome shotgun sequence genomic stretch:
- the LOC132599147 gene encoding UPF0496 protein At4g34320-like — MGGHMSKKPGETSAAIDNLQYKIELNSYEAACRADTDLQSFDTTLQARTSHVINTLADGVEVRALSFDSLKEVTGCLLEMNQEVVKVILDCKKDIWKNQELFELVEEYFDNSLKTLDFLAALEKCLKRARDSQLLILVALQQFEEESGVEGNRYTKTLEELKNFRAAGDPFTEEFFQIFQSVYTQQMVMLEKLQLKKNKLDKRLKYIHAWRKVSNVIFVATFATVLICSVVAAAIAAPPVAAALAAASSIPLGSMGKWIDSLLKNYEDAIKGQKELVGTMQVGTFITIKDLDSIRVLIDRLEIEIESLLKKVEFAIDENAVKIAIEEIRTKLDVFMKNVEDLGVQADVCSRDIRRARTVILQRIIKPPNH, encoded by the coding sequence ATGGGAGGACACATGAGCAAAAAGCCTGGTGAAACTTCAGCTGCAATTGACAATTTGCAGTACAAAATCGAGCTGAATTCATATGAAGCCGCGTGCAGAGCTGACACGGACTTACAATCCTTTGATACAACTCTACAAGCTCGAACCAGTCATGTTATCAATACCCTTGCTGATGGGGTTGAAGTCCGAGCACTGTCTTTTGATTCGTTGAAGGAAGTCACTGGATGCCTTTTGGAAATGAATCAGGAAGTTGTGAAGGTGATATTGGACTGCAAGAAAGACATATGGAAGAATCAAGAATTGTTCGAGCTAGTCGAGGAGTATTTTGACAATAGCCTCAAAACTCTGGATTTCTTGGCTGCTTTAGAGAAATGTCTAAAACGTGCTCGCGATAGCCAGTTGCTTATTCTTGTAGCACTTCAACAATTTGAAGAGGAAAGTGGGGTTGAAGGGAATAGATACACTAAGACTTTAGAGGAACTGAAGAATTTCAGAGCTGCAGGGGATCCTTTCACAGAGGAATTTTTCCAGATTTTCCAGTCTGTTTATACACAACAAATGGTTATGCTTGAAAAACTGCAGCTAAAAAAGAACAAGCTTGATAAGAGGCTTAAGTACATACATGCTTGGAGAAAAGTGTCAAATGTTATATTTGTGGCTACATTTGCAACTGTTTTGATTTGCTCAGTCGTGGCTGCTGCTATAGCTGCACCTCCGGTCGCGGCTGCTCTGGCTGCTGCATCGTCGATTCCGTTGGGATCAATGGGAAAATGGATAGATTCCCTTCTCAAGAACTATGAAGATGCTATCAAAGGGCAGAAAGAATTGGTCGGCACAATGCAAGTTGGTACTTTTATCACAATTAAGGATTTGGACAGTATAAGGGTGCTGATAGATCGATTGGAAATCGAGATCGAATCACTCTTGAAGAAAGTTGAGTTTGCTATTGATGAAAATGCTGTTAAGATTGCTATAGAAGAGATCAGGACAAAGTTGGATGTTTTTATGAAGAATGTTGAAGATCTTGGAGTGCAAGCTGATGTGTGTAGTAGGGATATTCGTAGGGCTAGAACCGTAATCTTACAAAGGATTATCAAACCACCAAACCATTGA